From Osmerus mordax isolate fOsmMor3 chromosome 8, fOsmMor3.pri, whole genome shotgun sequence, a single genomic window includes:
- the tmed10 gene encoding transmembrane emp24 domain-containing protein 10, whose amino-acid sequence MARFVFLLLLPVLIESVFSISFFIPVNSRKCLREEIHKDVLVTGEYDISEQANTKTNLKITDSSTHTLYSKEDAAKGKFAFTTEDYDMFEVCFESKSPMGTGRVPDQLVNLDMKHGVEAKNYEEIAKVEKLKPLEVELRRLEDLSESIVNDFAYMKKREEEMRDTNESTNTRVLYFSIFSMCCLIGLATWQVFYLRRFFKAKKLIE is encoded by the exons ATGGCTCGGTTCGTTTTCTTACTGCTTTTACCGGTTCTCATTGAATCGGTATTTTCAATTTCATTCTTTATACCAGTTAACTCCAGGAAGTGTTTACGAGAAGAGATCCACAAAGACGTTCTCGTCACAGGGGAATACGACATTTCCGAACAAGCGAAcaccaaaacaaacctaaag ATTACAGATTCCTCGACTCACACCCTGTACTCCAAGGAAGATGCCGCGAAAGGAAAGTTTGCCTTTACTACGGAGGATTATGACATGTTTGAGGTGTGCTTTGAGAGCAAGTCTCCAATGG GAACTGGGAGGGTCCCAGACCAACTGGTCAACCTGGACATGAAGCATGGGGTGGAGGCCAAGAACTATGAAGAG ATTGCTAAAGTGGAAAAGCTGAAGCCTCTGGAAGTGGAGCTCAGGAGACTGGAGGACCTGTCAGAGTCCATTGTGAATGATTTTGCCTACatgaagaagagggaggaggagatgagggacaCCAATG AGTCTACAAACACCCGTGTTTTGTACTTCAGCATTTTCTCAATGTGCTGTCTGATTGGCCTGGCCACCTGGCAGGTGTTCTACCTCCGTCGCTTCTTCAAAGCAAAGAAGCTCATTGAGTAG
- the fosab gene encoding v-fos FBJ murine osteosarcoma viral oncogene homolog Ab — MMYTAFNTDCDSSSRCSTASPVGDNLAYYPSPAGSYSSMGSPQSQDFTDLTVQSASFIPTVTAISASPDLQWMVQPLISSVAPSNRSHPYSSSPSPSYSRAAMKSTGNKGHGSSRRSKMEQVSAEEEEKKKVRRERNKQAAAKCRNRRRELTDTLQAETDELEDEKSSIQNDIANLLKEKERLEFILAAHKPICKIPSDLDSGFHTTSLSPIELIPQPQNTITVAPTSQATTISTSISLFSSSPVLSNASNTSGEVKMSDLDSTLEESLDLLAKTEMETARSVPEVDLSNSLYTQDWEPLYTSASNDFESLCTPVVTCTPSCTTYTSSFVFSYPEAETFPTCGIAHRRGSNSNDQSSDSLSSPTLLAL; from the exons ATGATGTACACCGCTTTCAACACAGATTGCGACTCTTCATCCCGCTGCAGCACCGCTTCTCCAGTTGGTGACAACCTAGCATACTACCCTTCTCCTGCGGGATCATATTCAAGCATGGGATCTCCCCAATCGCAG GACTTCACTGACCTGACAGTGCAAAGTGCCTCCTTCATCCCCACAgtcacagccatctctgcaagCCCAGACTTGCAGTGGATGGTCCAGCCTCTTATTTCGTCAGTGGCCCCTTCTAACAGAAGCCATCCCTACAGCTCAAGCCCCAGCCCATCCTATTCAAGGGCAGCAATGAAGTCCACAGGCAACAAGGGCCACGGTTCTTCCAGGAGGAGCAAGATGGAACAG GTTTcagctgaggaggaagagaaaaagaaagtccGCAGAGAGAGGAACAAGCAGGCAGCAGCCAAGTGCCgcaacaggaggagagagcttaCCGACACTCTCCAAGCT GAAACTGATGAACTGGAGGATGAGAAGTCAAGCATTCAGAACGATATTGCCAACCtactgaaggagaaggagaggctaGAGTTCATCCTCGCCGCCCACAAGCCTATCTGCAAGATCCCCTCTGACCTGGACTCTGGATTCCACactacttccctctctcccatcgaGCTAATCCCCCAGCCCCAGAATACCATTACTGTGGCACCCACCAGCCAGGCCaccaccatctccacctccatctccctcttctccagcaGCCCTGTCCTCTCCAATGCCTCTAACACCAGTGGTGAAGTCAAGATGTCCGATCTGGACTCCACGCTCGAGGAGTCTCTCGACCTGCTGGccaagacagagatggagacggCGAGGTCGGTACCTGAAGTGGACCTGTCCAACTCGCTGTACACCCAGGACTGGGAGCCCCTCTACACCTCTGCCAGCAATGACTTTGAGTCCCTGTGCACACCTGTAGTCACCTGCACTCCCTCCTGTACCACCTACACGTCTTCCTTTGTGTTCAGCTACCCAGAGGCAGAAACCTTCCCCACCTGCGGTATCGCCCACAGGAGAGGCAGCAACAGCAACGATCAGTCCTCCGACTCCCTCAGTTCCCCCACCCTGCTAGCTCTGTGA
- the si:ch211-153j24.3 gene encoding protein c-Fos, translating into MYPDSSPDYDSSSSCSTTSSAGDTPACSQNSPDSLSSASSTDGTSQKDVCAETGASSSTFVPTVTAISTSPDLQWMVQPTVLTSDTPSPGRNQPRKVHGAVQSSHRAGGCKRQSTGKKEHKKQPSSEEDERRKIRRERNKIAAAKCRNRRRELTDTLQAETDKLEDDKTALETEIADLLKEKERLEQILASHQPTCKLSNVDGDIESMLQDPPASPHILSILDHSKLPEGSVALEGPLMQDMEAFAPNISATAILGNSNILLCATATIEEPMKDLRGDDLEDLVPSLELTNTSETAVSVPDIDLGGPFCVSDWETLYKSVANDLEPLSTPFVSSSPTCSSYRSAFSFNCSEIDFLAESLDGLKGSLGRSEFTKDSLHSPTLLAL; encoded by the exons ATGTATCCCGACTCAAGCCCTGATTACGACTCATCGTCCAGCTGTAGTACGACATCGTCTGCTGGGGACACCCCCGCGTGCAGCCAGAACTCTCCAGACTCGCTTTCTAGCGCATCATCTACGGACGGCACGAGCCAGAAG GATGTTTGTGCAGAAACAGGTGCGTCAAGCTCCACCTTTGTTCCCACTGTGACTGCAATCTCTACCTCCCCGGATTTGCAATGGATGGTGCAGCCGACAGTCCTCACATCTgacaccccctcccctggccGCAATCAACCAAGGAAAGTGCACGGCGCTGTACAGTCCTCTCATAGGGCTGGTGGTTGCAAACGACAGTCCACAGGCAAGAAGGAACACAAAAAACAG CCTTCCTCagaggaagatgagaggaggaagatcaGAAGGGAGAGGAATAAGATTGCTGCAGCCAAGTGTCGCAATAGACGGAGAGAGCTTACAGATACCTTACAAGCT GAAACAGACAAGCTAGAGGATGATAAAACTGCACTGGAGACCGAGATAGCCGACCtcctgaaagaaaaagagagactggaGCAGATCCTAGCTTCCCACCAACCCACCTGCAAACTGTCCAACGTCGATGGCGATATTGAAAGCATGCTACAGGACCCTCCGGCTTCCCCTCACATACTCTCCATATTAGATCACAGCAAACTCCCAGAGGGCAGTGTAGCATTGGAGGGCCCCTTGATGCAGGACATGGAAGCCTTTGCCCCTAACATTTCTGCAACGGCCATCTTGGGGAACTCCAACATCCTGTTATGCGCCACTGCCACCATAGAGGAGCCCATGAAGGACCTGAGGGGAGACGACTTGGAGGACTTGGTCCCAAGTTTAGAGCTGACGAATACCTCAGAAACGGCTGTGTCCGTACCTGACATTGACCTTGGAGGCCCCTTCTGCGTCTCTGACTGGGAAACCCTATATAAGTCAGTGGCAAATGACCTTGAACCCCTCAGTACCCCGTTTGTGTCTTCCAGCCCCACCTGTAGCAGTTACCGCTCTGCTTTCTCCTTCAACTGCTCGGAGATTGACTTCTTGGCAGAGAGCCTCGATGGCCTCAAAGGTAGCCTGGGGAGGTCAGAGTTCACAAAAGATAGTCTTCATTCTCCCACACTTTTAGCCTTGTAA
- the jdp2b gene encoding jun dimerization protein 2 — MMPGQIPDPSLTAGSLPSLGPLAGIPATTLTDQLKLADFRNLGAMLSPLHFLGRLGKRTLEIKEEMEEDDDRRKRRREKNKVAAARCRNKKKERTDFLQKESERLEMVNSDLKAQIEELRVERQQLMVMLNLHRPTCIVRTDSVKTPESEANPLLEQLAATE; from the exons ATGATGCCGGGACAGATCCCTGACCCTTCACTGACGGCGGGCTCCCTGCCCAGCCTGGGGCCTCTGGCGGGCATCCCTGCCACCACGCTGACAGACCAGCTCAAGCTGGCCGACTTCCGCAACCTGGGCGCAATGCTCTCACCTCTGCACTTCCTAGGGAGGCTGGGGAAAAGGACACTGGAAATcaaggaagag ATGGAGGAGGATGACGACAGGAGGAaacggagaagagagaagaacaaGGTGGCCGCGGCTCGCTGTCGGAAcaaaaagaaggagagaacagaCTTCCTTCAAAAG GAATCGGAGCGCCTGGAGATGGTCAACTCAGACCTGAAGGCCCAGATAGAGGAGCTTCGCGTGGAGAGGCAGCAGCTCATGGTCATGCTCAACCTCCACCGGCCCACATGCATCGTCAGGACAGACAGCGTTAAGACCCCAGAGAGTGAAGCCAACCCCCTGCTAGAACAGTTAGCTGCCACAGAGTAA
- the LOC136947222 gene encoding cathepsin B-like → MRALVLLCFLAVLSAGWARPRHPLLSSEMIQYINKLNTTWKAGQNFYNVDLSYVQGLCGTLQNKPTLPELEHPAGVKLPDTFDARQQWPNCPTIQDIRDQGSCGSCWAFGAAEAISDRLCIHSNAKITVEISAEDLLSCCEECGMGCFGGYPSAAWEYWAKSGLVTGGLYGSNKGCRPYSIPPCEHHVNGTRPPCQGEGDTPKCQTKCIDGYTPAYEKDKYFGKKTYSVPSKQEQIMTELYKNGPVEAAFSVYEDFLLYKSGVYQHLTGDMLGGHAIKILGWGKENNTPYWLAANSWNTDWGNQGFFKILRGGDECGIESEVVAGIPQL, encoded by the exons ATGCGTGCCCTGgtcctcctctgcttcctggCGGTCTTGTCTGCTGGCTGGGCAAGGCCCCGccaccctctgctctcctctgagaTGATCCAGTACATCAACAAGCTCAACACCACCTGGAAG GCTGGACAAAACTTCTACAATGTTGACCTCAGCTATgttcagggtctctgtggcaCACTGCAGAACAAACCCACGCTGCCTGAACT ggagcaTCCAGCTGGAGTCAAGCTGCCAGACACCTTTGACGCACGGCAGCAGTGGCCTAACTGCCCCACCATCCAAGACATCAGAGACCAGGGCTCCTGCGGCTCCTgctgg GCCTTTGGAGCTGCAGAGGCTATCTCCGACAGATTGTGTATCCATAGCAACGCCAAGATCACTGTGGAGATCTCTGCCGAGGACCTCCTATCGTGTTGTGAGGAATGTGGCATGGG GTGCTTCGGAGGTTATCCCAGTGCTGCCTGGGAATACTGGGCTAAATCTGGGCTGGTGACTGGAGGCCTGTATGGCTCTAATAAGG GCTGCAGACCCTACAGTATCCCCCCATGTGAGCACCACGTCAATGGCACTCGTCCTCCCTGCCAGGGCGAAGGGGACACCCCAAAATGTCAGACAAAGTGCATCGATGGGTACACCCCCGCGTACGAGAAAGACAAGTACTTTG GTAAGAAAACATACTCCGTGCCCTCCAAGCAGGAGCAGATCATGACTGAGCTGTACAAGAATGGGCCTGTGGAAGCAGCCTTCTCTGTCTACGAGGACTTCCTCCTCTACAAGAGTG GTGTGTACCAGCATTTGACTGGGGACATGCTGGGAGGTCACGCCATCAAGATCCTGGGCTGGGGGAAGGAGAACAACACTCCCTACTGGCTGGCTGCCAACTCCTGGAACACAGACTGGGGAAACCAAG GGTTTTTCAAGATCCTCCGTGGTGGGGATGAATGTGGCATCGAGTCCGAGGTGGTGGCTGGAATACCCCAGCTCTAG
- the fdft1 gene encoding squalene synthase isoform X3 yields the protein MDIVKSLGHPEEIFNLFKFKMGGCRTVMPKLDYDSMRDSLRTCYLYLNQTSRSFAAVIQALDGELRHAVCIFYLVLRALDTVEDDMSIPLEKKVPMLNDFHTYLYQAEWCFKESQEKDRQVLDDFPTISLEFRNLGQEYRDVISDICHRMGVGMAEFLEKKVGSMKEWDQYCHYVAGLVGIGLSQLFSASQLEDPEVGGDTELANSMGLFLQKTNIIRDYLEDTQEGRHFWPQEAWSQFSSHLEDLAQPDKLHSALSCLNLLVTDALRHVPDVIAYLGRLRNQSVFNFCAIPQVMAIATLSACYNNPQVFQGVVKIRKGQAVTLMMQATNMATVQSIIAQYSQEILQKVSLSDPSRDQTLRILTGIQEKSSLSQSSLPSRTHHLSPMYLSAAMLLAALSWQYLSTVAAAQAPGTSDMKGN from the exons ATGGACATCGTGAAATCATTAGGACACCCAGAGGAAATATTCAACCTGTTCAAGTTTAAAATGGGGGGCTGCCGCACTGTAATGCCCAAATTGGACTAT GACTCCATGAGGGACAGTCTGCGGACATGCTACCTCTATCTAAATCAGACAAGTCGAAGTTTCGCCGCTGTTATCCAAGCACTAGACGGAGAGTTACG acaTGCGGTGTGTATCTTCTACCTGGTCCTGCGTGCCTTGGACACTGTGGAAGATGACATGAGCATCCCTCTGGAGAAGAAGGTGCCAATGCTCAACGACTTCCACACCTACCTCTACCAGGCTGAGTGGTGCTTCAAGGAGAGCCAGGAGAAGGACAGGCAGGTCCTGGACGACTTCCCAACG ATTTCTCTGGAGTTCCGGAACCTGGGTCAGGAGTACAGGGACGTCATCTCAGACATCTGCCACCGCATGGGGGTGGGGATGGCCGAGTTCCTGGAGAAGAAAGTAGGCTCCATGAAGGAGTGGGATCAG TACTGCCACTATGTGGCGGGGCTTGTGGGGATCGGCCTGTCCCAGCTGTTCTCAGCCTCTCAGCTGGAAGACCCTGAGGTGGGCGGCGACACAGAGCTGGCCAACTCCATGGGCCTGTTCCTCCAGAAGACCAACATCATCAGAGActacctggaggacacacaggaGGGACGGCATTTCTGGCCACAAGAG GCATGGAGCCAGTTCTCCTCTCACCTGGAGGACCTGGCCCAGCCTGACAAGCTGCACTCCGCCCTGTCCTGCCTCAACCTCCTGGTGACTGACGCCCTCCGCCACGTCCCCGACGTCATCGCCTACCTCGGCCGTCTGCGCAACCAGAGCGTCTTCAATTTCTGCGCCATACCACAG GTGATGGCGATAGCGACCCTTTCTGCATGTTACAACAACCCTCAGGTGTTCCAGGGTGTGGTGAAGATCAGGAAGGGACAAGCTGTTACACTAATGATGCAGGCAACCAATATGGCCACCGTGCAGAGCATCATAGCCCAATACAGCCaagag ATCCTCCAGAAGGTGTCCTTGTCTGACCCCTCCAGAGACCAGACTCTGCGTATCCTGACTGGGATTCAGGAGAAGTCCTCCCTGTCCCAGTCCAGTCTCCCGTCCCGCacccaccacctctctcccaTGTACCTCTCTGCTGCCATGCTCCTCGCCGCACTCAGCTGGCAGTACCTCAGTACTGTAGCTGCTGCGCAGGCTCCGGGAACCTCCGACATGAAGGGAAACTGA
- the fdft1 gene encoding squalene synthase isoform X2, which translates to MSIPLEKKVPMLNDFHTYLYQAEWCFKESQEKDRQVLDDFPTISLEFRNLGQEYRDVISDICHRMGVGMAEFLEKKVGSMKEWDQYCHYVAGLVGIGLSQLFSASQLEDPEVGGDTELANSMGLFLQKTNIIRDYLEDTQEGRHFWPQEAWSQFSSHLEDLAQPDKLHSALSCLNLLVTDALRHVPDVIAYLGRLRNQSVFNFCAIPQVMAIATLSACYNNPQVFQGVVKIRKGQAVTLMMQATNMATVQSIIAQYSQEILQKVSLSDPSRDQTLRILTGIQEKSSLSQSSLPSRTHHLSPMYLSAAMLLAALSWQYLSTVAAAQAPGTSDMKGN; encoded by the exons ATGAGCATCCCTCTGGAGAAGAAGGTGCCAATGCTCAACGACTTCCACACCTACCTCTACCAGGCTGAGTGGTGCTTCAAGGAGAGCCAGGAGAAGGACAGGCAGGTCCTGGACGACTTCCCAACG ATTTCTCTGGAGTTCCGGAACCTGGGTCAGGAGTACAGGGACGTCATCTCAGACATCTGCCACCGCATGGGGGTGGGGATGGCCGAGTTCCTGGAGAAGAAAGTAGGCTCCATGAAGGAGTGGGATCAG TACTGCCACTATGTGGCGGGGCTTGTGGGGATCGGCCTGTCCCAGCTGTTCTCAGCCTCTCAGCTGGAAGACCCTGAGGTGGGCGGCGACACAGAGCTGGCCAACTCCATGGGCCTGTTCCTCCAGAAGACCAACATCATCAGAGActacctggaggacacacaggaGGGACGGCATTTCTGGCCACAAGAG GCATGGAGCCAGTTCTCCTCTCACCTGGAGGACCTGGCCCAGCCTGACAAGCTGCACTCCGCCCTGTCCTGCCTCAACCTCCTGGTGACTGACGCCCTCCGCCACGTCCCCGACGTCATCGCCTACCTCGGCCGTCTGCGCAACCAGAGCGTCTTCAATTTCTGCGCCATACCACAG GTGATGGCGATAGCGACCCTTTCTGCATGTTACAACAACCCTCAGGTGTTCCAGGGTGTGGTGAAGATCAGGAAGGGACAAGCTGTTACACTAATGATGCAGGCAACCAATATGGCCACCGTGCAGAGCATCATAGCCCAATACAGCCaagag ATCCTCCAGAAGGTGTCCTTGTCTGACCCCTCCAGAGACCAGACTCTGCGTATCCTGACTGGGATTCAGGAGAAGTCCTCCCTGTCCCAGTCCAGTCTCCCGTCCCGCacccaccacctctctcccaTGTACCTCTCTGCTGCCATGCTCCTCGCCGCACTCAGCTGGCAGTACCTCAGTACTGTAGCTGCTGCGCAGGCTCCGGGAACCTCCGACATGAAGGGAAACTGA
- the fdft1 gene encoding squalene synthase isoform X1 — translation MAGACCKCLVTLSVFKRSLTVTPRSPGPALRSIFSGGRRDRGMQEGCWAARPIRLRTAASYRQPMFLCFSCQDSMRDSLRTCYLYLNQTSRSFAAVIQALDGELRHAVCIFYLVLRALDTVEDDMSIPLEKKVPMLNDFHTYLYQAEWCFKESQEKDRQVLDDFPTISLEFRNLGQEYRDVISDICHRMGVGMAEFLEKKVGSMKEWDQYCHYVAGLVGIGLSQLFSASQLEDPEVGGDTELANSMGLFLQKTNIIRDYLEDTQEGRHFWPQEAWSQFSSHLEDLAQPDKLHSALSCLNLLVTDALRHVPDVIAYLGRLRNQSVFNFCAIPQVMAIATLSACYNNPQVFQGVVKIRKGQAVTLMMQATNMATVQSIIAQYSQEILQKVSLSDPSRDQTLRILTGIQEKSSLSQSSLPSRTHHLSPMYLSAAMLLAALSWQYLSTVAAAQAPGTSDMKGN, via the exons ATGGCCGGAGCTTGTTGTAAGTGTCTGGTCACCCTCTCGGTGTTCAAACGCTCGTTAACTGTCACGCCGCGGAGCCCTGGACCCGCCTTACGGTCAATCTTCTCCGGGGGAAGGCGCGACCGTGGCATGCAGGAAGGATGTTGGGCCGCCCGGCCGATCCGGTTGAGAACCGCAGCTTCTTACAGACAACCcatgtttctctgtttctcatgCCAGGACTCCATGAGGGACAGTCTGCGGACATGCTACCTCTATCTAAATCAGACAAGTCGAAGTTTCGCCGCTGTTATCCAAGCACTAGACGGAGAGTTACG acaTGCGGTGTGTATCTTCTACCTGGTCCTGCGTGCCTTGGACACTGTGGAAGATGACATGAGCATCCCTCTGGAGAAGAAGGTGCCAATGCTCAACGACTTCCACACCTACCTCTACCAGGCTGAGTGGTGCTTCAAGGAGAGCCAGGAGAAGGACAGGCAGGTCCTGGACGACTTCCCAACG ATTTCTCTGGAGTTCCGGAACCTGGGTCAGGAGTACAGGGACGTCATCTCAGACATCTGCCACCGCATGGGGGTGGGGATGGCCGAGTTCCTGGAGAAGAAAGTAGGCTCCATGAAGGAGTGGGATCAG TACTGCCACTATGTGGCGGGGCTTGTGGGGATCGGCCTGTCCCAGCTGTTCTCAGCCTCTCAGCTGGAAGACCCTGAGGTGGGCGGCGACACAGAGCTGGCCAACTCCATGGGCCTGTTCCTCCAGAAGACCAACATCATCAGAGActacctggaggacacacaggaGGGACGGCATTTCTGGCCACAAGAG GCATGGAGCCAGTTCTCCTCTCACCTGGAGGACCTGGCCCAGCCTGACAAGCTGCACTCCGCCCTGTCCTGCCTCAACCTCCTGGTGACTGACGCCCTCCGCCACGTCCCCGACGTCATCGCCTACCTCGGCCGTCTGCGCAACCAGAGCGTCTTCAATTTCTGCGCCATACCACAG GTGATGGCGATAGCGACCCTTTCTGCATGTTACAACAACCCTCAGGTGTTCCAGGGTGTGGTGAAGATCAGGAAGGGACAAGCTGTTACACTAATGATGCAGGCAACCAATATGGCCACCGTGCAGAGCATCATAGCCCAATACAGCCaagag ATCCTCCAGAAGGTGTCCTTGTCTGACCCCTCCAGAGACCAGACTCTGCGTATCCTGACTGGGATTCAGGAGAAGTCCTCCCTGTCCCAGTCCAGTCTCCCGTCCCGCacccaccacctctctcccaTGTACCTCTCTGCTGCCATGCTCCTCGCCGCACTCAGCTGGCAGTACCTCAGTACTGTAGCTGCTGCGCAGGCTCCGGGAACCTCCGACATGAAGGGAAACTGA